GGTTTCCGGCGGCGAGTTGAAGCGGGCGCTGGCCGCCGGCATACCTCCGCACAAGATTCTGTTCTCCGGCGTCGGCAAGACCGAAGCCGAGCTGCGCGCGGCGCTGGCCGAGGACATTCTCTGCATCAACGTCGAATCCGAGCCCGAGCTCGAATTGCTGTCGCGGCTCGCCGTCGAGACGGGAAAGACCGCGCGGATCTCGGTGCGGGTCAATCCGGACGTCGATGCCGGCACCCACGCCAAGATCGCCACCGGCAAGTCCGAGAACAAGTTCGGCGTCCCGATCGCGCGGGCCCGTGCCGTCTATGCCCGCGCGGCCAAGCTGCCGGGGATCGAGGTGACCGGCATCGACATGCATATCGGCAGCCAGATCACCGATCTCAGCCGGATGGAAACCGCGTTTCGCATCCTGTCGGATTTCGTGACGACGCTGCGTGCCGACGGCCACACCATCTCGCATATCGATTTCGGCGGCGGGCTCGGCATTCCCTATCACATGGACCGCGAGGCACCGCCGCTGCCATCGGCCTATGCCGCGATGGTCAAGCGGGTGACGCACAATCTCGGCTGCACGCTGATGTTCGAGCCCGGCCGGATGATCGTCGGCAATGCCGGCATTCTGGTCGCGCGCGTGATCTATGTGAAGCATGGCGACGCCAAGAACTTCGTCGTCATCGACGCGGCGATGAACGACCTGATCCGCCCCACTCTGTATGAAGCGCACCACGACATCCTGCCGGTCCGCGAGGCCGAAAAGGGCGCGCGAACGATCACGGCCGACGTGGTCGGGCCGGTCTGCGAAACCGGCGACTATCTCGCGCTCGACCGCAAGCTTCCCGAACCGAAGCCCGGCGATCTCGTGGCGATCATGACCGCCGGGGCCTACGGCGCGGTGCAGTCCGGCTTCTACAACACGCGGCCGCTGGTGCCGGAAGTGCTGGTCAAGGACGACCAATACGCTGTGGTGCGGCCCCGCATCGACGTCGATGCCCTGATCGCGATGGACAAGCCGGCGCCGTGGCTGTGAGCAGCTGTCGTCCCTGCGAACGCAGGGACCCAACCACATTTGCGCATTGTTTGCGCCCGCTGGGGCTCCAGCGTTGCGCATCATCGACATCGGTGGCTATGGATCCCGGCGCGCGCTTCGCTTGGCCGGGACGACGAAGGAGAGGGCTTGCGATCGCCTCACTTGGCCGTGTGGCCACCCTTGCCGCCGACGATCACACCCGCGGCCTGCTCGATCGGCTTGATCGCCGAGGTGAAGTCGGACTCCGGGCCCATCTCGCGCATCACCACTTCCCAGAGCCGGCCGACCGCTTCGGCGACCTCCATCGACAGCCCCAGCGCCTTCATTTCCTCGAGGCAGAGCCGCACGTCCTTGACCATCAGGCCGGTGGCAAAGCCGAAATCGAAGGTGCGCGGCAGGATCGAGCGCGGAAACTTGTCGCGGCTCGCGGTGTTGAGCCCCGAGCCGGCATTGATGACGTCGATCATCACATTGGGATCGAGCCCCGATTTGACGCCCATCACCACGGCCTCCGATGTCGCGACCACGGCGGTCGCCGACAACAAATTGTTGGCGAGCTTCATGGTCTGCGCCGAGCCGGGCTTCTCGCCGATGAAGAACACCTTGCCGATGATATCGAGCGCGGGCTTGGCCACCTCGAAATCCGCTTTCGGCCCCGACACCATCACCGCCAGCGTGCCCTTTTCGGCGCCGCCGACGCCGCCGCTCACGGGACTGTCGAGCTGCACGATGTTGCGCTTCGCCAGCAGGTCGTGAATTCGCACCGCCATGTGCGATCCGACGGTGGAGAGATCGACGAAGCGTTTTATCATTTTGCCTTCGATCACGCCGCCGGTGCCGGTCGCGACCTCGAGCGAGGCCTGCAGCGACGGCAGGCTCGCCAGCACGGTCTCGGCGCGGTCGGCGACCTCTTTCGGCGATGCAGCGGCTTTGGCGCCGAGCGCCACCAGTTTGTCGACGGCCTCCTTGCGCTGGTCGAACACCACGAGCGCATGCCCCGCCTCGACCAGGCGGCGCGCCATGGGAAAGCCCATCTTCCCGAGGCCGATGAATCCGATGTCCATGTGATGTGTCCTTGAAGTCTAACGGAGGGCGTCATTGCGAGGAGCGTAGCGACGAAGCAATCCAGCTTTTTTCCTTGCGCGCGAAAGCTGGATTGCTTCGCTTTGCTCGCAATGACGGTTTCAACGTTGGCGGCTTGGCCGAACCAAGCAAGTCCTCAGCCCTTGTCGACTTCCGCAAACGCTTCGCGCGCGATCCTGAAGCTGTCGACGCCCGCGGGCACGCCGGCATAGATCGCGACCTGCATGAAGATTTCGCGAATCTCGTCTCTGGTCACGCCATTGACCAGCGCGCCCTTGATGTGGATCTTCAATTCGTGCGGCCGGTTCAGGATCGAGATCATCGCCAGATTGAGCATGCTGCGGGTCTTGCGCGGTAGTTCCTCGCGGCCCCACACCGCGCCCCAGCAATATTCGGTGACCAGTTCCTGGAACGGCTTGTTGAACTCGTCGGCGTTCTTCACGGCATTGGCGACATAGGCCTCGCCCAGCACCGCCTTGCGAATCTCCAGTCCCTTGTCGTGTGTCTTCTGGTCCATGACGTTTCCTTGGGTTTTTGCTTGATGGTTCCGGCGGTTCGCGGCGGACGTTACGGGGTCGCGGCGGCCCAGTCACGCCTTCGTGTTATGCGTATTTCCGGGTGCGGGTTACCCGGGAACAGGTGCCTCATTGCCGCCGTTGTGCTACGATTTTGTTCGGGCAACCCGGAGAGTTTGTTGAGCGGCGCCACCCCCGACCCCTCAGAAGCTGCGCGCGTCCCTGATGCCACCTCGCGGCTGCGACTGGGCCAGGCCCTGCAGCGCGCGAAATACGCGATCGCGTGGGAACAGACCTGGCCACATCTGGCGCGGTTGCTGAGCCTCATCGGGCTGTTTCTGGTGTTGTCCTGGGCCGGATTGTGGCTGGCGCTGCCCTTCCTGGCGCGCGCCATCGGTATTGGCTTGTTCGTGCTCGCAGCGCTCGGGGCGCTGTTGCCGCTCATCCGATTCCGCTGGCCGAGCCGCGAAGCGGGCCTCAGCCGGCTCGACCGCGGCACCGGCATTCGCCATCGCCCGGCAACCGCGCTGACCGATACGCTGGCCACGCAGGATCCGGTCGCGCTGGCGTTGTGGCAGGCGCAACGCGAGCGCACCCTGGCTTCGCTGAAGCGGATCCGCGCCGGCCTGCCGTCGCCGCGGCTGGCGATCCACGATCCCTGGGCGCTGCGCGCGCTGGTCGTGGTGATGATGGTGGCAACCTATATCGCCGCCGGCGATGAGCGCGGCTTGCGCGTCGCCGCGGCGTTCGACTGGAACGGCGTGCTGGCGCCGGCCAATGTCAGGGTCGACGCTTGGGTGACTCCGCCGCTCTACACCGGCAAGCCCCCGATCATCCTGTCGGCGGCGAACAAGGATGCCGCGGCGCCCGCCGCGGGTCCGTTGCCGGTTCCGGCGGGCTCTACGCTGATCGTGCGCTCGAGCGGGGGCACGCTCGATATGGTGGCCGGCGGCGGCGTCACCGAAGCTGTGTCCACCGAGCAGGCGCCCAGGGGCACCAACGAGAAGCATTTCACCATCGCCGGCGATGGAACCGCGCATGTCCGCGCGCCCTCCGGGCAGCCGCAATGGCGCTTCAGCGCCACCGCCGATCGCGCCCCGGCTATCTCGCTCGCCAAGGACCCGGAACGCCAGGCTCGCGGTTCGCTGCAGATGTCCTACAGGATCGAGGACGACTACGGCGTCACCGAAGCGCAGGCGCGTTTTGCGGCCCGTCCCGGCGACGCGGCCAAGGGCGCCGCGGAGCCCCGGCCGCTGTTCGGCGCGCCGCAATTTTCGCTGGTGCTGCCGAATGCCCGGACCCGCAACGGCGTCGGCCAGACCGTCAAGGACCTCAGCGAGGATCCCTACGCCGGCGCCGACGTCACCCTGACGCTGACGGCGAAGGACGAGGCCGGCAATGAGGGCAAGAGCGAGCCGTTCAACATGCGGCTTCCGGAGCGGCTGTTCACCAAGCCCTTGGCGCGGGCGCTGATCGAGCAGCGCCGCATTCTGGCGCTCGACGCCAATCAGAACGGGCCGGTCTATGCCGCGCTCGACGCGCTGATGATCGCGCCGCATCTGTTCATGCCCGAAACCGGCCAGTATCTCGGTCTCTACAGCGTGGCGCGGCAGCTCGAGGCCGCCCGCACCGACAATGCACTGCGCGAGGTCGTCGCCAGCCTGTGGGCGCTCGCCGTCACCATCGAGGATGGCAACATCACCGACGTGGACAAGGCATTGCGCGCCGCGCAGGAGGCGCTCAAGCAGGCGCTGGAGCGCGGCGCCAGCGATGAGGAGATCAAGAAGCTCACCGAAAACCTGCGTGCGGCGCTGGATAATTTCATGCGCCAGCTCGCCGAACAGCTGCGCAACAATCCGCAGCAATTGGCGCGGCCGCTCGATCCCAACACCCGGATGCTGAGCCAGCAGGACCTGAAGAACATGATCGATCGTATGGAGCGCCTGTCGCGCTCCGGCGACAAGGAGGCCGCCAAGCAGCTGCTCGAGCAGTTGCAGCAGATGCTGGAGAACCTGCAGATGGCGCAGCCCGGCCAGTCCGGCGACGGCGACATGGAGCAGGCGCTGAACGAGCTCGGCGACATGATCCGCAAGCAGCAGCAGTTGCGCGACAAGACCTACAGGCAGGGCCAGGATTCGCGGCGCGATCGCCAGCGCGGCAGGCAGGGCGATCAGAGCATGGGCGATCTGCAGCAGGATCAAGAAGGCCTGCGCGACCGTCTCAAGAGACTGCAGCAGGAACTGGCCAAGCGCGGCATGGGGCAGGGCCAGCGCGGCGAGAAAGGCCAGCGTGGCGAGCAGGGACAGCAGGGTCAGCAAGGCGAGCAGGGCGACGGCGAGGACGGCCTCGGAGAGGCCGATTCCGCGATGGGCGATGCCAGCGGCAGGCTGGGCGAGGGCAACGCCGATGGTGCGGTGGATTCGCAAGGCAAGGCGCTGGAAGCGCTGCGCAAGGGCGCCCAGAGCCTGGCGGAGTCGATGCAGCAGGGCGAGGGCGACGGACAGAACGACGGCCCGGGCCAGCGCGCAGGAAGGCAGCAGGGCGGCGGCAATCAGCAGGATCCGCTAGGCCGGCCGCTGCACGGCCGCGAATTCGGCGACGATTTCTCGGTGAAGATTCCCGGCGAGATCGATGTGCAGCGGGTGCGCCGGATTCTGGAAGAGCTCCGCCGCCGCCTCGCCGATCCGCAGCGGCCGCAGATCGAACTCGATTACATCGAGCGGCTGCTGAAGGATTATTGAGGGCTTCGTCCGGACCGACGGCGCCGCTACGGGGACGAGTGTCATACGCGGGCTTGACCCGCGTATCCATCAACCCTGAGAAGAGTCTTGCGAAGAAGATGGATTGCCGGGTCAAGCCCGGCAACGACGGGTCGAGAGGGGCGGCGCGGCCCGCTATCCCTTTCTTGCCGCCAGCGCGTCGGCCACCGCGGTGCGGATATCGGCCACCGAGAACGGTTTCGTCACCACGTCGTGCACGATCGCATTGAGGCCGTGGGCGCGTTCGCGCTGATCGGCAAAGCCGGTCATCAGCAGGATCGTCAGGTCCGGAAAATCCCGCGCCGCCGCCAGCGCCAGCGCGATGCCGTCCATCACGGGCATCTGGATATCGGTAAGCAGGAGATCGAAGGCGCCCGGTTCGCGGGTGAGGATTTCCAGCGCTTCGGCGCCGTCTTCGGCGGTGACGGTGGCGTGGCCGTCCATGGCGATGGCCCGCGCCACCAGCGTGCGCATGGATTCTTCGTCGTCGGCAATCAGCACGCGCGGCATCGGGCACCCGTCTTTAGCTAGCGAGACTATAGCGTTTTCGAGCGAAGTGGATACCGGTTCGCGTAAGGAAAACGCGTCAAGAAAAGACTGGCGGCCTGTTCACGCATGGCCGCCGGCGATGTCCCGCCTGTTGAAGAAGCGTACATCGATATTGCGGCCTTCGGGGGGCGGCGAAGCCAGCCGCGACTTGAACCAGGCGCGTTCGCCCGGCTTCAGCACGGATTGCTCCAGCACCGCATTCCAGGCGTAGATCTCCGCGCCCTGCGCGTCGCGGACGGAAAAGCGCAGCCGCGGCAGGTCGACCGGCTTGCGCCCTTCGCCGGTGATTACACCCTCGATCACCAGCACGGGCTTGCCTTCCACGGTCTCGGAAGTGATCTTGACGTCCTTGAACATCAGCCCGCGCAGGTTTACCTCGAGGCCGACCATCTTGTAGAAGGCGGCGGTCTGCGGCAGCAGCCGCACCACGTCGACCCGCCAGATCGTCAGCGCCAGCACCAGCGCGCCCATCGCGGCGCAGGCGGTGGTGAGGCTGATGGAGGGTTTGCCGGGGGCGTGATACGCTCCCTGGCGGGCGAAGAGCTTGCGGAACCAGGACCGGCGCTGCGGCTGCTCGCTCGCCGCGTCCTCGGCATCGTTCCGGGCGGCCGACGCCCAGTCGGTCGACGCGTCGCCTTCGGCCGGCCAGTCGGCCGATATCGAGGGACTGTCGACGACGGGGGTGTCCGAGCCGCCGTCCTCGCGCGCCATCGCTTCCCATTCCGCGGCGGCGTCGGCATTCGAGGCCTGTCGGCCGGCCTGCGCCATCGCCGGCGCGGCGATCTCGACCGCGTCCTCCGGCCGCGCCAGCCAGACTTCCTTGCAGCGGGAACAGCGGACGGTACGGCCAGCCGCGCCCAGGTTAGCCGGATCAATGGCATAGGACGTTGTACAATGAGGGCAAACGATGGGCATGGAGCCAATCTCCACAATGACGCTGGCTGGATGCTACAAGGCGACCGTTAACGAACCGGAAACCATAACCGAAGCACAACCGTTTTCTCTGGTTCGCGGCCGCGGCGGGGCCGGCGAATGGCGGGCCATCGGCTGCGGCTTTCCGGCCGCACCCCACATCGAACGGAGCTGAGCTTGGTTCGGTTCGAAAATGTCGGATTGCGTTACGGGCTTGGCCCGGAGATTCTGCGCGACCTCAGTTTCCTGATCCCCGCCCATTCCTTCCAGTTCCTGACCGGTCCGTCCGGCGCCGGCAAGACCTCGCTGCTGCGGCTTTTGTTCCTGTCGCTGCGGCCGACGCGCGGCCTGGTCAACCTGTTCGGCCACGACGTCTCGCTGCTCGGCAAGGATCAGATCGCGGACTTGCGCAAGCGGATCGGCATCGTGCTGCAGGACTTCCGGCTGCTCGATCACATGACGACCTACGAAAATGTGGCGCTGCCGTTCCGGGTGATGGGCCGCGAGGAATCGAGCTACCGCAAGGAGGTCATCGACCTCCTGAAATGGGTCGGGCTCGGCGAACGGATGGATGCGCTGCCGCCGATCCTGTCCGGCGGCGAGAAGCAGCGCGCGGCGATCGCGCGTGCCGTGATCTCGCGTCCGCACCTGCTGCTGGCGGATGAGCCGACCGGCAATGTCGATCCGACGCTGGGGCGGCGGCTGCTGCGGCTTTTCATCGAACTGAACAAGTCCGGCACCGCTGTCATCATCGCCACCCACGACATGGCGCTGATGGACCAGTATGACGCGCGGCGGCTGGTGCTGCATCAGGGACGGCTGCACATCTATGAGTAGATCAGGCGACGAGCATGGGCCGCTGGTGGATCTCGGCCACGAGCGTCCGCAGGTGCCGGCACGGGCGCGCAACCTGTCGCCGATCGTGCCGCGCGCCTCGATCGCCGGCCGCGCGCTGGTTGCCGTGGTCGCCATCATGACCTTCCTCGCCTCGATCACGACCGGCGCGGTGCTGCTGGTGAGCGCCTCGGCGGCGGAATGGCAGTCGGAGGTCGCGAGCGAAATCACCATCCAGGTGCGCCCCGCCGCCGGACGCGACATCGAGCGCGATGCGGCGGCGGTGGCCGAGACGATGCGGACGCAGCCCGGCATCGTCGAGATCAAGCCCTTCACCAAGGACGAGTCCGCCAAATTGCTGGAGCCATGGCTCGGCAGCGGATTGTCGTTCGACGATCTGCCGGTGCCGCGCGTCATCGTCGCGCGGGTCAAGCCGGGTACCGCGCTCGATCTGGCGGCGCTGCGCAGCCGGGTGTCGCAGGTGGCGCCGACGGCCAGCGTCGACGATCACCGCGCCTGGATCGAGCGGATGCGCTCGATGACCGGCGCAACCGTGTTCGCCGGCATCGGCATCCTCGCGCTGGTGATCATCGCCACCATCATTTCGGTATCGTTCGCAACCCGCGGCGCGATGGCGGCGAATCGCCCGATCGTCGAGGTCCTGCACTTCGTCGGCGCCGGGGACCGCTATATCGCCAACCGCTTCTTGCGACACTTTCTCAGGTTGGGCCTCGAGGGCGGCGTGATCGGCGGCGGCGTCGCGATGCTGGCCTTCGGCTTCTCCGAATCGATCGCCGGCTGGTTCTCGGGCACCCCCGTCGGCGATCAATTTGCGGCTTTGCTGGGAACGTTTTCGCTGCGCCCGTCGGGCTATCTGGTGCTGGCGGTGCAGGCGGTGCTGATCGCGGCGATCACCGCCTGGGCGTCGCGGCGAACCCTGTTCGCCACGCTCGACGACATCGACTGACGGCCGCCAATACCGCACCAAACCGGACTCCACTTCGCCCCAAAACGTTCTAGACTTGTCAAGGAAAGGGCAACGTCAGTACCGCATGAAGCCGAAGTCTGCCGATATCTCGCCAGCTGCGCCGATTGCCGCGCCGAAGGGATGGCTGCGCGCAACGATCGTCGCCTCGCTGGCGGTTGCTTTCGTTGTAGCCGCGTTCGGCTTCATCGGGTTCCTGTCGCAATTGCGCGGCGCCGAGGTGAAGCCCGACCGCAGCGCCGACGGCATCGTCGTGCTCACCGGCGGCTCTTCGCGCGTCTCTGATGCGATGGAATTGCTGGCCGGCGGCTATGGCAAGCGGCTCCTGATTTCCGGCGTGCATCCGACCAACGCCGCGAGCGATATTTCCCGGTCGCTGCCCGACAATCATTCGCTGCTGCGCTGTTGCGTCGATCTCGACCGCTCCGCCGTCAATACCCGCAGCAATGCGGCGGAGACGCGGCGCTGGGCGCGCGAGCGCGGCTTCAAGTCGCTGATCGTGGTGACCTCGAATTACCATATGCCGCGTGCGATCGTCGAATTGTCGCATGCGATGCCCGATATTCAGCTGATCCCCTTCGCGGTGGTCGGCGAGAAATGGCGGGATGAGCCATGGTGGACGAGTGGCGCGACGTTTCGGCTGCTGCTATCGGAGTACGTCAAATACGTCGCCGCGGAGGTGCGGGTGCGTCTGGCCGACGGCGGTCTCGATCTGGCCCCCGAGCCCGCGGACCAGCCGTCCAGGTCCCTCGCCCCGCGCAGGCCGGCGACGGCCCAAGCCAACTGATCAAGGTACTCGATGGTTTCGATCTTCCTGCGTTCGCTGGTCTACAATGTGCTGTTCTATATGCTGCTGGTGTTCTGGCTGATCGTCGGAATCCCGACCTACCTGATGCCGCGCTGGGCCATCATGAACATCGCCAGATACTGGGCGCGCAGCAGCATCTGGCTGTTGCGCGTGATCTGCAACACCAAGGTGGAATATCGCGGGCTCGAGAAGATCCCGAAGGGGCCGCTGATCGTGACCTCGAAGCATCAGTCGATGTGGGAAACCTTCGCGCTGCTGCAGTTCTTCGAGCAGCCGCTCTACATCCACAAGCGCGAACTGACGTGGATTCCGTTCTTCGGCTGGTACCTGATGAAGGCGGACATGATCGGGATCGACCGGGCCGCCGGCGGACGCGCGCTGCTGGATATGGCGCGCCGCGCCGGCGAGGCGGTGCGGCGCGGCCGCCAGTTGATCATCTTTCCCGAGGGCACCCGAACCGCGGTCGACGCGAAGCCGCATTACAAGACCGGCGTCGCCCAGGTCTATGTCGATTGCGGCGTGACCTGCCTGCCGGTTGCGCTCAATTCGGGACTGTTCTGGCCGCGCCGCACCTTCATGCGCTATCCGGGCACGCTGGTGGTCGAGTTTCTCGATCCCTTGCCGCCGGGCCTGACGCGCCGCGAATTCATCGAGCGTGTCTCGACCGTGATCGAGGCCGCCACCAGCCGGCTGGTCGAGGCCGCGCGGGCTGAGCAGGCGCAGTTGTTCGGCCGTGTGCCGTCACCGCCGGCCAGGGATTAGGCTTCTTTCTTACCCTCCAGGGGAGGGTGAAGTGAATGTGCATCTCCATGCAGCATCGCGGCGAGCTGGTGCAATTGCGCGTCGCGAAAACCTTGCGCCTCGATCGACTTCACGGTGGCCAGCACGTAGTCGCGATTGTTGCCGGAGCGGCCGTGACCCTGCTGCACGTAGTGCAGTTGTTCGGTGAGCGAGAGCCGTCCGGCATATTGCACATGGCCGCGGTCGACCACGTACGCCAGCGCGCTGACCCGTTGCCGGGCATCGTCCTCGAGCCAGACCGAACGCATTACCTCGCGATAGACGTGGGTGGTCTGCTCCCGGCCGCGCAGATAGTCGATGGTGTCGCCGCGCTGCCTGGCCGCGACCCGGAACGCGACGCCGCGGCAGGCGCCGCCGCGGTCGAGCCCGAGCACGAGGCCGGGTTTCTCCGGCGTTCCGCGATGGTCGAAGGAATACACGCAGAGCGCGCGGTGCTCGCCGATCAGCCTCGCGGGGACCTGCTCGATGAATTCGAAGCCCGGCCGCCACATCAGCGAGCCGTAGCCGAACACCCACAGGTCGCCTTTGGATAATACCGCTTCGGAAACGATTTCAACTGACATCGCGCGCACGCCTAGCAAAATTTTGCGTTTGATGAAAATGCGTTAACTTGATCCACGGCCGGCAGCATGGCTTACATGACCGCTTAATTGACAAATTCGTCCGCCAAAGGTCGCCGCATGCCCGATATCACCCCTGCGCCGCGCCGGCGCCCGCTTTGGCGCCTCTTCCTCATGCCTGTTCTGCTGCTCGTCGCCGCCGCGGCTTGGAGCGCGTTCTGGTTCTTTGCCGCCTCCCAGGTCGAGGTCAAGGCCGACGCTTGGCGCGCCCTGGAGGCGAAATCGGGTCGGGTCTATGACTGCGCCAAGCGCTCGGTGGCCGGCTTCCCGTTCCGGCTCGAAATCAGCTGCAGCGGCGCCAGCGTGACGCTGAGGTCGCAGACCGCGGAGCAGGCTGCGACCCAAGCGGCGCCGGTCACCGCCAAGCTCGGCGAAATCCTGATGGTGGCGCAGATCTACGATCCGAAAAAGGTGATCGCCGAATTCACCGCGCCCGCGACCCTTTCCGATCGCGGCGGGCCGGCTTCGATGATGGTGAACTGGAGCAAGGCGCGCTCTAGCGTGGTCGGCCTGCCGGCCATCCCGCAGCGCGCCTCGATCGTGTTCGACGAACCATCGATCGACCGCGTCAACGCTTCAGTGCAGACGCCGCTGGCGCGCGCCAAGCTGGTCGAGCTGCACGGTCGCCTCGCCGAGGGCTCGGCGCTCGATCGCCCCGTGATCGAGACCGTGCTCAAGATCCAGGGCGGCAGCGTCCAGGAGGTTCATCCGCTCTTGGCGGCGCCGTTCGACGCCGACGTCCGCGCGATGCTGAGCGGGCTGAAGGACTTCTCGCCAAAACCCTGGCCCGAGCGGTTTCGCGAAATTCAGGCTGCCGGCGGCCGCGTCGAAATCGTGCAGTCGCGGATTGCGCAGGGCGATTTGGTCGCGGTTGCCGCCGGCACGCTCGGCCTCAGCGCCAATGGGCGTATCGACGGCGAATTGCAGATGACGGTCGCCGGAATCGAGAAGGTGATTCCGGCGCTCGGTATCGAAAAAATGCTGGAAGAGGGCGTGCCGCAGGCGACGCTCGATCGCGTCGCGCCCGGTGTCAGGAGCCAGGATGTCAGCAACCTGCTCGGCGCGCTCGACCGGGCGAT
The genomic region above belongs to Bradyrhizobium sediminis and contains:
- a CDS encoding NAD(P)-dependent oxidoreductase, producing MDIGFIGLGKMGFPMARRLVEAGHALVVFDQRKEAVDKLVALGAKAAASPKEVADRAETVLASLPSLQASLEVATGTGGVIEGKMIKRFVDLSTVGSHMAVRIHDLLAKRNIVQLDSPVSGGVGGAEKGTLAVMVSGPKADFEVAKPALDIIGKVFFIGEKPGSAQTMKLANNLLSATAVVATSEAVVMGVKSGLDPNVMIDVINAGSGLNTASRDKFPRSILPRTFDFGFATGLMVKDVRLCLEEMKALGLSMEVAEAVGRLWEVVMREMGPESDFTSAIKPIEQAAGVIVGGKGGHTAK
- a CDS encoding gamma-glutamylcyclotransferase; amino-acid sequence: MSVEIVSEAVLSKGDLWVFGYGSLMWRPGFEFIEQVPARLIGEHRALCVYSFDHRGTPEKPGLVLGLDRGGACRGVAFRVAARQRGDTIDYLRGREQTTHVYREVMRSVWLEDDARQRVSALAYVVDRGHVQYAGRLSLTEQLHYVQQGHGRSGNNRDYVLATVKSIEAQGFRDAQLHQLAAMLHGDAHSLHPPLEGKKEA
- a CDS encoding lysophospholipid acyltransferase family protein, encoding MVSIFLRSLVYNVLFYMLLVFWLIVGIPTYLMPRWAIMNIARYWARSSIWLLRVICNTKVEYRGLEKIPKGPLIVTSKHQSMWETFALLQFFEQPLYIHKRELTWIPFFGWYLMKADMIGIDRAAGGRALLDMARRAGEAVRRGRQLIIFPEGTRTAVDAKPHYKTGVAQVYVDCGVTCLPVALNSGLFWPRRTFMRYPGTLVVEFLDPLPPGLTRREFIERVSTVIEAATSRLVEAARAEQAQLFGRVPSPPARD
- a CDS encoding MJ0042-type zinc finger domain-containing protein — protein: MPIVCPHCTTSYAIDPANLGAAGRTVRCSRCKEVWLARPEDAVEIAAPAMAQAGRQASNADAAAEWEAMAREDGGSDTPVVDSPSISADWPAEGDASTDWASAARNDAEDAASEQPQRRSWFRKLFARQGAYHAPGKPSISLTTACAAMGALVLALTIWRVDVVRLLPQTAAFYKMVGLEVNLRGLMFKDVKITSETVEGKPVLVIEGVITGEGRKPVDLPRLRFSVRDAQGAEIYAWNAVLEQSVLKPGERAWFKSRLASPPPEGRNIDVRFFNRRDIAGGHA
- a CDS encoding TIGR02302 family protein is translated as MSGATPDPSEAARVPDATSRLRLGQALQRAKYAIAWEQTWPHLARLLSLIGLFLVLSWAGLWLALPFLARAIGIGLFVLAALGALLPLIRFRWPSREAGLSRLDRGTGIRHRPATALTDTLATQDPVALALWQAQRERTLASLKRIRAGLPSPRLAIHDPWALRALVVVMMVATYIAAGDERGLRVAAAFDWNGVLAPANVRVDAWVTPPLYTGKPPIILSAANKDAAAPAAGPLPVPAGSTLIVRSSGGTLDMVAGGGVTEAVSTEQAPRGTNEKHFTIAGDGTAHVRAPSGQPQWRFSATADRAPAISLAKDPERQARGSLQMSYRIEDDYGVTEAQARFAARPGDAAKGAAEPRPLFGAPQFSLVLPNARTRNGVGQTVKDLSEDPYAGADVTLTLTAKDEAGNEGKSEPFNMRLPERLFTKPLARALIEQRRILALDANQNGPVYAALDALMIAPHLFMPETGQYLGLYSVARQLEAARTDNALREVVASLWALAVTIEDGNITDVDKALRAAQEALKQALERGASDEEIKKLTENLRAALDNFMRQLAEQLRNNPQQLARPLDPNTRMLSQQDLKNMIDRMERLSRSGDKEAAKQLLEQLQQMLENLQMAQPGQSGDGDMEQALNELGDMIRKQQQLRDKTYRQGQDSRRDRQRGRQGDQSMGDLQQDQEGLRDRLKRLQQELAKRGMGQGQRGEKGQRGEQGQQGQQGEQGDGEDGLGEADSAMGDASGRLGEGNADGAVDSQGKALEALRKGAQSLAESMQQGEGDGQNDGPGQRAGRQQGGGNQQDPLGRPLHGREFGDDFSVKIPGEIDVQRVRRILEELRRRLADPQRPQIELDYIERLLKDY
- a CDS encoding YdcF family protein; the protein is MKPKSADISPAAPIAAPKGWLRATIVASLAVAFVVAAFGFIGFLSQLRGAEVKPDRSADGIVVLTGGSSRVSDAMELLAGGYGKRLLISGVHPTNAASDISRSLPDNHSLLRCCVDLDRSAVNTRSNAAETRRWARERGFKSLIVVTSNYHMPRAIVELSHAMPDIQLIPFAVVGEKWRDEPWWTSGATFRLLLSEYVKYVAAEVRVRLADGGLDLAPEPADQPSRSLAPRRPATAQAN
- the ftsE gene encoding cell division ATP-binding protein FtsE, with protein sequence MVRFENVGLRYGLGPEILRDLSFLIPAHSFQFLTGPSGAGKTSLLRLLFLSLRPTRGLVNLFGHDVSLLGKDQIADLRKRIGIVLQDFRLLDHMTTYENVALPFRVMGREESSYRKEVIDLLKWVGLGERMDALPPILSGGEKQRAAIARAVISRPHLLLADEPTGNVDPTLGRRLLRLFIELNKSGTAVIIATHDMALMDQYDARRLVLHQGRLHIYE
- a CDS encoding response regulator encodes the protein MPRVLIADDEESMRTLVARAIAMDGHATVTAEDGAEALEILTREPGAFDLLLTDIQMPVMDGIALALAAARDFPDLTILLMTGFADQRERAHGLNAIVHDVVTKPFSVADIRTAVADALAARKG
- a CDS encoding cell division protein FtsX, whose translation is MSRSGDEHGPLVDLGHERPQVPARARNLSPIVPRASIAGRALVAVVAIMTFLASITTGAVLLVSASAAEWQSEVASEITIQVRPAAGRDIERDAAAVAETMRTQPGIVEIKPFTKDESAKLLEPWLGSGLSFDDLPVPRVIVARVKPGTALDLAALRSRVSQVAPTASVDDHRAWIERMRSMTGATVFAGIGILALVIIATIISVSFATRGAMAANRPIVEVLHFVGAGDRYIANRFLRHFLRLGLEGGVIGGGVAMLAFGFSESIAGWFSGTPVGDQFAALLGTFSLRPSGYLVLAVQAVLIAAITAWASRRTLFATLDDID
- a CDS encoding carboxymuconolactone decarboxylase family protein, translating into MDQKTHDKGLEIRKAVLGEAYVANAVKNADEFNKPFQELVTEYCWGAVWGREELPRKTRSMLNLAMISILNRPHELKIHIKGALVNGVTRDEIREIFMQVAIYAGVPAGVDSFRIAREAFAEVDKG
- the lysA gene encoding diaminopimelate decarboxylase; this encodes MNHFDYRNGVLHAEAVNLIELADAVGTPFYCYSTATLERHYRVFSEAFAGEKTLVCYAMKANSNQSVLRTLAKLGAGADVVSGGELKRALAAGIPPHKILFSGVGKTEAELRAALAEDILCINVESEPELELLSRLAVETGKTARISVRVNPDVDAGTHAKIATGKSENKFGVPIARARAVYARAAKLPGIEVTGIDMHIGSQITDLSRMETAFRILSDFVTTLRADGHTISHIDFGGGLGIPYHMDREAPPLPSAYAAMVKRVTHNLGCTLMFEPGRMIVGNAGILVARVIYVKHGDAKNFVVIDAAMNDLIRPTLYEAHHDILPVREAEKGARTITADVVGPVCETGDYLALDRKLPEPKPGDLVAIMTAGAYGAVQSGFYNTRPLVPEVLVKDDQYAVVRPRIDVDALIAMDKPAPWL